From a region of the Gordonia sp. PP30 genome:
- a CDS encoding Na+/H+ antiporter subunit D: MIPQPSWIPVLIAMPTLVPLLGAALTLLRGRHPRFQRAVTVGAISASLIASAMMLYLTNVHGTFAVRIGGWGGKGYPNGPLGITLVVDRLAALMLVISTTVLLCVVFYAIGQGIRDGTTQQPVSIFLPSYLILTAGVCNAFLAGDLFNLYVSFEVLLAASFVLLTLGASADRVRAGASYIMVSMVSSLIFLAGIAFAYATTGTLNLAEMSVRLNDAADPVPSGVRNALFAVLLVAFGIKAAVFPLSTWLPDSYPTAPAPVTAVFAGLLTKVGVYAIIRADTLLFPGGSMNNLLMVAGLATMLVGILGAIAQSDIKRLLSFTLVSHIGYMIFGIAVGSEISMSAAIYYVAHHILVQTTLFLVVGLIERQAGSSSLRRLGGLIASPVLAALFLIPALNLGGIPPFSGFIGKVALLEGGVADGSVLAWMLVAGSVITSLLTLYVVARVWTKAFWRPRADAPDGDRADSTPSALVLESTDVTLAEREDVGRMPATMVLPTAALVAVGLCLTLWAGPIFGFTDRAAENVLDRQVYIGAVLGGD; this comes from the coding sequence ATGATCCCCCAGCCGTCCTGGATCCCCGTCCTGATCGCCATGCCGACGCTGGTGCCGCTGCTCGGCGCGGCGCTGACTCTGCTGCGCGGACGACATCCCCGCTTCCAGCGCGCGGTGACCGTCGGCGCCATCAGCGCATCGCTGATCGCGTCGGCGATGATGCTGTACCTGACCAACGTGCACGGCACCTTCGCCGTGCGGATCGGCGGCTGGGGCGGCAAGGGCTACCCGAACGGCCCGCTCGGCATCACGCTCGTGGTCGACCGGCTCGCCGCCCTGATGCTGGTCATCTCGACGACGGTGCTGCTGTGCGTCGTCTTCTACGCGATCGGCCAGGGTATCCGTGACGGCACCACCCAGCAGCCGGTGTCGATCTTCCTGCCGTCGTACCTGATCCTGACCGCGGGCGTGTGCAACGCCTTCCTGGCCGGCGACCTGTTCAACCTGTACGTGTCGTTCGAGGTGCTCCTCGCCGCCAGCTTCGTGCTGCTCACGCTGGGGGCGAGCGCCGACCGGGTGCGCGCGGGGGCGTCGTACATCATGGTCTCGATGGTGTCGTCGCTCATCTTCCTGGCCGGCATCGCGTTCGCCTACGCGACCACCGGGACGCTGAACCTGGCCGAGATGTCGGTCCGGCTGAACGACGCCGCCGATCCCGTCCCGTCCGGTGTGCGCAACGCGCTGTTCGCGGTCCTGCTGGTGGCCTTCGGGATCAAGGCCGCGGTGTTCCCGCTGTCGACGTGGCTGCCCGACTCGTATCCGACCGCCCCGGCACCGGTCACCGCCGTGTTCGCCGGCCTGCTGACCAAGGTCGGCGTGTACGCCATCATCCGCGCCGACACCCTGCTGTTCCCGGGCGGGAGCATGAACAATCTGCTGATGGTGGCCGGTCTGGCGACCATGCTGGTCGGCATCCTGGGTGCGATCGCGCAGTCGGACATCAAACGGTTGCTGTCGTTCACGCTGGTCAGCCATATCGGCTACATGATCTTCGGTATCGCGGTCGGGTCGGAGATCTCGATGTCGGCGGCCATCTACTACGTCGCGCACCACATTCTGGTGCAGACCACCCTGTTCCTGGTGGTGGGCCTGATCGAGCGGCAGGCCGGATCGTCGTCGTTGCGGCGGCTGGGCGGCCTGATCGCCAGCCCGGTGCTCGCCGCGCTGTTCCTGATCCCGGCGCTGAACCTCGGCGGGATCCCGCCGTTCTCCGGGTTCATCGGGAAGGTCGCGCTGCTGGAGGGCGGTGTGGCCGACGGTTCGGTGCTGGCCTGGATGCTGGTGGCCGGCAGCGTGATCACCAGCCTGCTGACCCTGTACGTGGTCGCGCGCGTCTGGACCAAGGCGTTCTGGCGGCCGCGGGCCGACGCCCCCGACGGCGACCGCGCCGACAGCACCCCGTCCGCGCTGGTCCTGGAGAGCACCGACGTCACTCTCGCCGAGCGCGAGGACGTCGGCCGGATGCCCGCCACCATGGTGCTGCCGACCGCGGCGCTGGTGGCCGTCGGACTCTGTCTCACCCTGTGGGCCGGGCCGATCTTCGGCTTCACCGATCGCGCCGCGGAGAACGTGCTCGACCGCCAGGTGTACATCGGCGCCGTGCTGGGAGGGGATTAG
- a CDS encoding Na+/H+ antiporter subunit E, with protein MLWRSAVVYFAWPLTTAIVWLSNHLHMPKWAGADLREFGVRLWGLAWLTFVWVLLWGDPTWGNIVTGAVIGAIIMIVLPLPRVPVEGRIHPIAALHLLASLVWNFFVSSAQVAWAAIRPGPPPLGCVVRVHIAIKSDLVLTLAVDYLNLVPGTMVVEIDHIHRMLYVHVFDVRKQSQVDNFRKQMAYVERQFIKTFERDSEWHPSPYHGIDDDYHHVPFADRQRVAAGEADRKHRKDGDPE; from the coding sequence ATGCTGTGGCGGTCGGCCGTCGTCTATTTCGCGTGGCCGCTGACCACCGCGATCGTGTGGCTGTCGAATCACCTGCACATGCCGAAGTGGGCCGGCGCCGACCTCCGCGAATTCGGTGTCCGGTTGTGGGGCCTGGCGTGGCTGACCTTCGTCTGGGTGCTGCTGTGGGGCGACCCGACCTGGGGAAACATCGTGACGGGCGCGGTGATCGGCGCGATCATCATGATCGTGCTGCCGCTCCCGCGGGTGCCGGTCGAGGGCCGCATCCACCCGATCGCCGCGCTGCACCTGCTGGCGAGCCTGGTCTGGAACTTCTTCGTGTCGTCCGCGCAGGTGGCCTGGGCCGCGATCCGGCCGGGTCCGCCGCCGCTCGGCTGCGTGGTGCGCGTACACATCGCGATCAAGTCCGACCTGGTGCTCACCCTGGCCGTCGACTACCTCAACCTGGTCCCGGGCACCATGGTGGTGGAGATCGACCACATTCACCGCATGCTGTATGTGCACGTCTTCGACGTCCGCAAGCAGAGTCAGGTCGACAACTTCCGCAAGCAGATGGCCTACGTGGAGCGGCAGTTCATCAAGACCTTCGAGCGCGACAGCGAATGGCATCCGAGCCCGTACCACGGCATCGACGACGACTACCACCACGTCCCGTTCGCCGACCGCCAGCGCGTCGCCGCCGGGGAGGCCGACCGCAAGCACCGGAAGGACGGTGATCCGGAGTGA
- a CDS encoding monovalent cation/H+ antiporter complex subunit F: MNVVWAISGAMLSVAIVLTLFRSLRGPTTLDRLVGIDTLVAMVICSLAVWVAATGDTTIVPAIVALSLVSFIGSISVARFRVRDDE; encoded by the coding sequence GTGAACGTCGTCTGGGCGATCAGCGGCGCCATGCTGTCGGTCGCGATCGTGCTCACCCTGTTCCGGTCGCTGCGCGGCCCCACCACCCTCGACCGCCTGGTCGGCATCGACACCCTGGTCGCCATGGTGATCTGCAGCCTGGCGGTGTGGGTGGCCGCGACCGGCGACACCACCATCGTCCCGGCCATCGTGGCGTTGTCGCTCGTCAGCTTCATCGGGTCGATCTCGGTGGCCCGTTTCCGAGTGAGGGACGACGAATGA